The Rhodospirillales bacterium RIFCSPLOWO2_02_FULL_58_16 genome contains the following window.
CAAAGGGGCGCGGGTTCTCAAGACTCCCGGGCGCGGACTGGGACAGGCCTATCGGGACGCCGTTCCGATCATTCGCGGCAAGTATGTGATCTGCGGCGACGCCGACTGCACATACGACTTTCGTGAAATCCTGCCCTTCCTCGCCTTCTTCCGCGAGGGCTATGAATTCGTCATCGGATCGCGCTTCGCCGGCTCTATCGAGACCGACGCCATGCCGCCGCTGCACCGCTATTTCGGCACCCCGCTGACCAACTTCATTCTCAACTTCATTTACGGCTCCGAGTTCTCCGACATTCACTGCGGCATGCGCGGACTGACCCTGGACGCCCTGAAACGGATGAATCTGAGGTCGCGATCATGGGAATACGCTTCGGAGATGATCGTCAAATCGGTGCGCATGAACCTGAAGACGGTGGAAGTGCCGGTGAAGTTCTACAAGGACATCGAAGGTCGCCAAAGCCACCATAAACGAGCGGGCTGGTTCTCGTCGTGGTACGCCGGATGGATCAACCTGCGCACCATGCTGGTCTACGGCGCCGACTTTTTTGTCATGAAGCCGGGCGCCTTGTTGCTCGCCGTCGGCCTGCTTATCACTCTGGCCCTGGCCGGCGGACCCATAACCATAGGCGGCGTCACTTTCTCGCTGAACACCATGATGCTGGGATCGACATTATCCATCGTCGGCCTGCAAAGCGTGTTCCTCGGCTGCATGGCCCAGTCCCTCTATGACCCCAGCGGCGACACCGCCCGACGCCGGCTGAAGGTGTTCGCCTATACGCCGACAATCGCCGGCAGCGCCGTCCTGATGCTGTTGGGGCTGGGCCTCGCCTACGGCTTTCTTGACGCCTACGTCAAGGCGGACTTTACGGTCACGGCGGAACTGCTCACCGCCAACCATATGGCGGTGGCCGGGTTGCTGGCCGTCGTGATGTCATTTTTGACCTTCGTTTCAACCCTGTTGCTGCACGCTATCGCCGCCTCCATGCCGACCGATGGCCGCTCCTGACCCGCGTCAACAATCATATGGCGAAGAGCGCCCGCCGACCTTTGTCGACAAGTTCGGCCATTGGCTCTCGGCGCGACGCATCCGCCTGACGATTAAACGATATCCGGGAGCGAGGATCGGCGACATCGGCTGCGGCTATCATGCCGGCGTCAGCCGCCTGTTTCTGAACGATGCCGAGAGCCTGACCATAACCGACATCAGCATTTCCCCCGAGTTAAAGGCCCACCCCAAGATCACCGCCATTGAAGGGCGTTTGCCGAAGGCGCTGGCCGGGATCGCCGACGCATCGCTGGACGTGGTGATCAGCAATTCGGTGATCGAACACCTGTGGAACCCGGTCGATACCCTTAAAGAGATACGCCGCATAACCGCCCCCGGCGGCATATGCCTGATCAACGCGCCGTCATGGAAGGGCAAGTTCTACCTGGAATTCGCCGCCTATCGCCTCGGCCTCAGCCCGGTCGAGGAAATGGATGACCACAAAACCTATTACGATCCCGACGACCTTCTGCCCCTGCTGATCGAGGCCGGGTTCGACCCCGCCCATATCCGCTGCTTCAGGCACAAGTTCGGACTTAACACCTTCGCCGAGTGCGCCGCGCCGTCAACCAATGCCGAGCCGTGGGACAATCACTGGCGGCGCTACGCCGATTCGGCCAAAGCCAATCCGGCGCAAGCCTTTCGCCGCCGCCTGATTTTCAGGATATTGGAAGACGTCGGTATCGAGACGCAGGCGCATGTCCTCGACATCGGCTGCGGTTCCGGCGATCTGCTGGCTGAACTGAGACGGCGTTATCCGACGACGACCATGGCCGGCGTCGATATCAGCCGCGACGGCCTTGAGGAAACGCAAAGGAAACTGCCCGGCGTCACGCTGGTCCATAGTGATTTGACCGGCCCGCAACCGGAACCCGGAGAGTTGGCCGGATGGGCGACCCACGCCGTCTGTTCCGAAGTGCTGGAACATGTTGACGACCCGACCCGGCTGCTAACCAACGCCGCCGCCATGATGGAGCCGGGGTGCGCCCTGGTCGTGACCGTCCCCGACGGTCCTGTATCAGCCTTTGACCGTCACCTGGGCCACCGCCGCCATTTCACCAAGGCGGAACTCAAGCAGGTGCTGGAGGATGCCGGTTTCAATGTGATCGGAGTCGCCGCCGCCGGCTTCCCTGTCTTCAACTTGTATCGGCTGGCGGTTCTGCTGCGCGGCAAGCGTCTGATCGCCGACGCCGACGGCAAACCCGGCTTGACGGCCCGCGTAGTCATGGCTTTATTTAACCGATTACTGCCGTTGAGCCTGCCTGATGCCCCCTGGGGTTGGCAGATCATCGCCCTGGCCATAAAGAAGGATTGAAGGGTTTGCGGGTAAACGGATCGCCCTTTTTCCGGGGCATGGGGGTAATGGAAATATGGTTGCCGGCGCCCGTGGTCGGCTGCTCCAGCATCAACTCGGCGAAGATATCCTGAAGCGAGATCGTCCGCTCCTCATAACCCTCGGCTGCGCCGGGCATCTTGACGGCAAACAAGGTCGAGAATGTATCGACAAGGTCTGCATCCGAGACGCTGTCATCGGCGGCGGCGCGTGGCTCCGTCAGGGCGATGCGCGAACCGTGATCGCCATGAATGATAATAGTCGCCTCGCCGAATGTTTTGTTTTCACGCATGTCGTTAAACAAGGCGTCCAGTTTTTTATAGGTGCAACGCACCTGATCGAAATAAAGGCGGTAGCGCTGATTTCGGGATTGCGGCGTATTGCCGAACAGAGACTTTGTGCTTTTCAGCCACTCCGCGACATCGGCGCGTATGCGGCATTCCTGATCGAAGATATAGCTGTAATGCGGCAATAGAATATGCGCCAGATAGGCCGCGCCCCGTTCCTGACGGCGAAGGTCAGTCATCACCCGGTCGATGATTTTAATGGACGGAAGGGGATTGATGGTCGGTTCCGCCACTTCCCAGGAGAGCAGGCTTCCGCCGAGGGCGCGATCCGCCCTCTGACGTAGTATTGAAATGAAGTTGTAGGTCAGCGACTCGGAGAAAAAGAGGCCGAGGATAACCCTTGCCTTGGCGCTTGCGGCAAGGTCGGCGTCCATCAGCGAGCCGACGCTGTTGACAGGATAAACGAAGCAATAGTCCACGCTACGGTGGGCGCAGAAATTAAGCAGATCAGTCTGATAAACCCTGATTTTATATCCGTCGCCGGACAATTTATCGAACCGGACATTAGACCGAAGATCAATGCCGCTGAGATTCTCCCCCACCGCGCCTGCTTTCTTTTCGCCCAGCATGCTGGAAAGGGAATCATCAGTCTGTGAGTATTCGCTGAACACGCGCCCGTACAGCCTGAAGCCGAATTCATCGTAAAACTTTATCAACTCCCTCTTTAATTCGGCGCCGCCCGGAATATCAACGGGGATGCCTTCGATGCCGATATGCTCGTCGAGAATGAGGTGAAGGATTACGCCCTTGTTATTTCCCGGCTCGGCGGTTTCTTTGATGGGAAGCTCGCCGTGAACCTTTGCCTCGACCGGCAATATCAGAGCGCCGATCAGCATCACGCCGAAAGTGGTGAGAAAAATGAACCCGAGATGCCGGCGCAGAAGCCACGTCGCCATAAAACAAATGATCAGGCCGGCGACAACCGCTGTCGCCAACAACAGCGGAGATAAAGTTTCACCGGCGAGGCTTGAGAAAAAGCTCGCGGTTTTCTGGTTGCCCGGACGAAACTGCAAATCGGCGAACAACAGAAGCAAAACGGCCAGAAGGGCGGGGCGCAAGGAATGCGGACGAAGGAGAATCAATCCGCTGAACGCCGGCCCCATACACGCCAGCAACAGGCCGCTGAGAATAAGCTCCGGCCTGGACAGATCGTAACTGTGAAAGCGAACGAAGGCGACAAACGGAACCAGCAGCATCACCGGCGGAACGGTCAGATCAAACAGCAGGGTTCTTTTGTCGGCCATGGACGTTACGGCGCCTGTATCCGGAACAGGCGGAACTCGTCCTTCATTTCCGGGGGCAGTTGAACCTCGTCGATCCAGGAGGGAAAGTCGCCGCGCAGCAGGCGCTTGACCAGCACCCTTTGATCCTCTTTTTCGGTGAAATATTTGAAGCTGCCGGGAACGAGGCATATTAAAATGAGGTCGGCGCGGCGCTTGCGCACCAACCTTGTAAGCTCCTGCTCGTCCACGCTTCCCAGCAGCCTGGTAGTGTCGAGAATGCCGGAAGAATTCCTGTGCAACAGCGTCGAAAGCACCAAATGCTTGGTCCTGTACATCAATTCGTTGCCGAAATTCACCGAAGTGACGATGGTGTAGGGACGATCAGCCCAGCGGGGCTGATTAAGAAACGCCGCTACCGTCTTGAGGTCACATTCGCGCTTGAATTCTCCTTTGACCTTCGTCTTCTTGTCATCAAGCAGGGCGACGCCGGCGAGACATGGCCCCATCACCAGCAACAGCACGGCGCCCGCCTTGGCGAGGATGCGCGGCGCTCCTCGAAGACGCGCCGACAGAACGCCGTCGATGCGAAACAGTAAATCGGTCATGGCGACGATGCTGAAAATCCCCAAATACATGGACCAGCGCACCCAGTTGACGGCAAACACCGCGAAGACGGCGACGGCGAGAGCGATAAACAACCAGACCCAGCGCTCCTTGCCCGACCATTCCTCGCGGATGCGCCAAAGGGTCCAGGGCAGGGCAATCAAAACGCCGCCGACGTAAATCAGGAAATGAGCGGTGTCGGCAATGGGGGAATACTCGGCAATGCCCTCGAAAACGGGAAGAAGCTCCGGATCGACATCGGCCATGGGGCCTTTCAGGACATCGGGGAAAATCAGCCATAACGCGGCGAAGACGGCGGCGGCGCCCCCCATGCCGACAACAAGGCGTCCGGCAATGCCCGTTCTTTCCCAATGAGCGCCGACGGCCAGGACGGCGCCCCAGAACGCCAGCAACAGCGCCGCCATGCTCAGGTGAACAATCGAAACCCGGTCGAATTCAACATCAATGTAGTGGCTTGGCCCGCGCTCAACCAACAGCGCCAGCGTCAGCCCCGCCGCCAGACCGAAGACCAGATAAAAGTTCAACCGCGCCGCCTCTTTCTCCCCCGCCACCCACATCAGGCCCGTAATCGACAGGCACAGGCCGAGAAAGACAAATGCTTCGGTTCCTGACCACACCCCGACGGCGACCACGGCGCCCGCCGCCATGGCGCACCCGTCCCGACCCGAAAGAGCACGCGCCAGAAAGCCGAAGGCCAGAACCGTGATCAAGGCGAACAACAGGTGATGGTCGGCGTGGCCGGCGATGGCGTATCCCAGCACCCCGAAGCTGGTGGCGGTCAGCGCTCCGGCGACATAGGCCCCGGCGCGACCGATAAGCGGAGACGCCGCCCACGCCAGCGCCAACGCCGTCAACACATGCAGCAACGGACTGACAACGGCGCCGGCATAATAGAGCGCCTTGGCGAAGCCGAGAAACGGCGTCATCGGCACGGCAAGCGACAACAGGATAACATCGAACAGGCGCGTCCAGTGCAGGGTGTCGCCGAAGGGAGCGTTGGAGCGCGGAATAACGGAATTGAACCACTCTCCGCTCTCGTAAAGCAGGGTAACGCGCACCAGCCGCGCAAAACTGTCGCCGTCGGCCATGTCGCCGTTGACCACCAGCCAATCAAACCCCAGATACCACGCAATATGAACCATGGCGACAAAGGCCGCCGTCGCCATCATGAATCCTGGTTCAAGGGGAGGAAATTTTCCGGTTTCAATCATCAACGCATGATATGTCCGCCGCAGGCAACATTCAATCCGTCCTGACGCGCCGATCCGATCATCCGGCCCCTCCTTGGCAAGGAGGGGTAAAAATGGGCGGACTCCTTGGCAAGGAGGGGAAAAAAGTGGAAAAATTCTCCCCCTTGCTTTAAAGGGGGAGTTAGAGGGGGTCATGGATCAATGATTAAGGCCTATGCTCTAAGGAGGCTCCGTGACCAAGCGGATTTTGTTTATTTCTTCAACGCGCGTCGGCGACGCCATCTTGTCGACCGGTCTGCTCGATCACCTGATCGGCGAGAACCCGGACGCCCGCATCACCGTCGCCTGCGGGCCGGCGGCGGCGAATCTGTTTGAAACGACGCCCAACCTGGAGCGCATTATCGTGCTGAACAAGATGGCGTTCTCCATGCACTGGCCGATGCTGTTGGCGGCTTGCATCGGACGCTACTGGGACATCCTGGTCGATCTCAGAAACTCCCCCATGTACTACATGCTGGCGGCGGGCAAGCGTCGGCGCATGGGGAAAAGCCGCGACGGCATTCACCGCATCCGCCAGTTGGCCGAAGTGATCGGCCTGGCCGACGCTCCTCCGGCGCCGCGACTATGGATCAACGGCAAACATGTCGAGGCGGCGCAACGCCATATTCCCGACGGAACGCCGGTGCTGGCGGTGGGACCGACCGCTAACTGGCGGGCCAAGACATGGTCGGTCGGACGCTTCGCCGAACTGATCGAACGCCTGTGCGCCGCCGACGGCATCCTTCCCGGCGCCCGCGTCGCCGTACTCGGACGCGATGACGAACGGCCGATGGCCCTCGGCCTGATTGACGCCATCCCCGAACAACGACGCATCGATCTGGTAGGCAAGCTGGACCTGCTGGACGCCTTCGCCTGCCTGAAGCGGTGCGCCTTCTACGTCGGCAACGACTCGGGACTGATGCATCTGGCGGCGGCTTCCGGCATTCCCACCCTCGGCCTTTTCGGTCCCAGCATGGCGAAACATTACGCTCCGTGGGGACCGCTGTGCGACGCGGCCCAAACCAGCGTTCCCTTCGAGAAAATTTTTCCCCCTGAATTTGATCACCGCAACACCGACACCCTGATGGACAGCCTGTCGGTGGATACGGCGGAAGAAGCCGCCCGAAACCTGTGGAAACGGGCCGTTGAAGCAGGAAAAGGCCTGTCATGAGCGCGGACATCAAGCTTTCGGCGGTGATCTCCGTCCGCAACGAGGAGGCTCAACTGGCAAAATGCCTGGAGCGCCTGACCTTCGCCGACGAGATTGTGGTGCTGCTGGATAAATGCATCGACGGCTCCGAAGACATCGCCGGGCGCTTCACCGACCGCATCGTCAAAGGCTCGTGGGACACCGAAGGCAAGCGCCGCAACGCCGCCATCGAGGCCTGCCGGGGCCGATGGATATTCGAGATCGACGCCGACGAACGGGTTCCCGAAGCCCTGGCCGAAGAAATCCGCTATACCGTCGAAACATCTCCCTATGATCGGCATGAGATTTTGGTGGACAACTACATCGGCGGCAAACTGGTGCGCTGGGGCTGGGGATGCTCCTTCGGCAAGGCCGCCTATCCGGGACTGTTCCGCAAGGGGTCCAAGATATGGGGCGACCAGCGGGTCCACCCCAGGCTGCAATGGTCGGGACAGAAGGGAGCGATGCTGAAAA
Protein-coding sequences here:
- a CDS encoding glycosyl transferase family 2 yields the protein MSLPSKHNDQAILLLPDNDVANPEISIVIPAMNEGKVISRFMDWCREGIEKAGVSAEILIIDSSTDNTGEIALAKGARVLKTPGRGLGQAYRDAVPIIRGKYVICGDADCTYDFREILPFLAFFREGYEFVIGSRFAGSIETDAMPPLHRYFGTPLTNFILNFIYGSEFSDIHCGMRGLTLDALKRMNLRSRSWEYASEMIVKSVRMNLKTVEVPVKFYKDIEGRQSHHKRAGWFSSWYAGWINLRTMLVYGADFFVMKPGALLLAVGLLITLALAGGPITIGGVTFSLNTMMLGSTLSIVGLQSVFLGCMAQSLYDPSGDTARRRLKVFAYTPTIAGSAVLMLLGLGLAYGFLDAYVKADFTVTAELLTANHMAVAGLLAVVMSFLTFVSTLLLHAIAASMPTDGRS
- a CDS encoding glycosyl transferase — encoded protein: MTKRILFISSTRVGDAILSTGLLDHLIGENPDARITVACGPAAANLFETTPNLERIIVLNKMAFSMHWPMLLAACIGRYWDILVDLRNSPMYYMLAAGKRRRMGKSRDGIHRIRQLAEVIGLADAPPAPRLWINGKHVEAAQRHIPDGTPVLAVGPTANWRAKTWSVGRFAELIERLCAADGILPGARVAVLGRDDERPMALGLIDAIPEQRRIDLVGKLDLLDAFACLKRCAFYVGNDSGLMHLAAASGIPTLGLFGPSMAKHYAPWGPLCDAAQTSVPFEKIFPPEFDHRNTDTLMDSLSVDTAEEAARNLWKRAVEAGKGLS
- a CDS encoding glycosyl transferase; translated protein: MSADIKLSAVISVRNEEAQLAKCLERLTFADEIVVLLDKCIDGSEDIAGRFTDRIVKGSWDTEGKRRNAAIEACRGRWIFEIDADERVPEALAEEIRYTVETSPYDRHEILVDNYIGGKLVRWGWGCSFGKAAYPGLFRKGSKIWGDQRVHPRLQWSGQKGAMLKSRLDHLVDRNISDMIRRLDNYSSARAKDLRDAGEIGSLADNIRRLFSRFFKCYVMRKGYREGGYGLLIALCAGLYPLLSHLKAKLEKD